The Cloacibacillus sp. genomic interval TTCGTTCGGGCGCATCCCTAGACGCGTCGCGTGAACGACGAAGTCCGCCTCTTCAAGAGCACCGCCGACGCTCTTTTTATCAAGGGCCAGCGGCCTGGCCGATCCCGGACGCAGCGCGTTCATATCATCGGCGAGGCGTTCCGCCATTTCGTACTCCTCCTCGCGGTTGGCGATAAAAAATTTCGCGGCCCCGGCGATCGCGAGCGCGGAGGCTACGCCGCGCGCCGCTCCTCCCGCGCCGATCATCAGGCAGCTTTTGCCGGAGGGATGAAAATCGCCCTTCTCTATCAGGGCGTGCACAAAGCCGGTGCCGTCCGTATTGTAACCGATCCTGCGCCCCTCTTTGAAGAGCACGGTGTTCACGGCCCCGGACTCGGCCGCCGAGGGGTGGAGCTCATCCATGAGCTCCTTCACGGCCACCTTGTGCGGTATCGTCACGTTGCAGCCCATGAACCCCATAGTCTCCATCGCCTTCACCGCCTCCGCGACATTTTGCGGCTCCACAGGCAGGGGCAGATAGATGGCGTCAAGTCCCATCGCGGCGTAGGCGTCGTTGTGCATCTCGGCGGAGGCTGAATGGCCGAGCGGCCACCCGATCAGCGCCGCGAGTTTCGTATTTACGGATATCGGCAGCTCCCTGTTTTTATAGGGGCACATGGCTCATGCGACCCCCCGCCATTTCTTGTAGGTCTTGGTCTGGGTGAAAATCATCAGGAAGATGAATACGCAGAGGATGAGGCTTATCGGGTTCGTCACAAATCCCTCAAGGAAGGGGAGAAGTTCGTTTTCCGCACCCTGCATCGCGCGGCGGTAGTTCGCGTCAAGCATCGGGCCAAGGATTATACCGAGCACCATCGGTCCCGTCGCGTAGCCGTATAGCCGCATGAAGTAGCCGAGCACGCCGAAGCCTATCATGTAAAAGATGTCCACGACGCTGTTCTGAATCGCGTAGGTCCCGATCACCGAGAGGATGATGACGATCGGCATGATTATGCTTTTGGGGATCTCAATTATCTTCGCGAAGGGTTTGATGCTCAGCAGCCCGAGGACGAAGAGCGCGATATTCGCCACCATCAGCAGGCTTACGATCATCCAGAAGAGGTGCGGCGTCTCGATCATCAGCATCGGCCCCGGCTTGAGTCCGTGGATGAATAGGCCGCCGATGATTATCGCCGTGATGGCGTCTCCGGGGATACCCAGGGTCAGCATCGGGATAAAGGCTCCCCCAATCGCTCCCTTGTTCGCCGTCTCAGGGGCGACTATGCCTTCGTAGGCTCCGTGGCCGAAGGGGGTCACGGGGTTGCGGGTGGTGCGCTTCGCCTGGTCGTAGGCCAGAAGCGCCGCGACGTCTCCGCCGGTCCCTGGCAGCGCGCCGATGAAGACACCAAGCAGCGCCGAACGGATGCCGAGGGGCAGGAATTTGAGAAAGGTTGAAAGGTCGGGAACGATCTTGCTGAGGTTCTGTTTCGGCGGATTTTCACCGCCGCCACGGAACTGGGTCAGCGCCTCGGAGATTCCGAAGAGTCCGATCATCGCCGTGACAAAGCTGATGCCCGCCATGAGGTTGAGGTTGCCGAAGGTATAGCGCAGTTCGCCGGTCGAGGGGTCCATGCCGACCATGCTTATGAGAATACCGATGATACCGGCCATTATTCCTTTGACTGGGTCGCCGCCGCCGATGCTTCCGATAAGCAGAATGCCCATCAGCGCGAGCAGGAAGAAGTCGCGCGGCGAAAATTTAAGCGCGAAGTTGGCGATTACCGGCGCGGCGCAGGCCAGCACAGCGACGCCGACCATTCCGGCAAACAGCGATACCGTGGTGCAGAGGCCGATAGCTTTGCCCGCCTCACCGCGCTGCGCGAGGGGATACCCCTCCATACCGGTGGCGATCGCCGCTGGAGCGCCCGGGATATTGAGCAGGATCGCCGTGATCGCGCCTCCGTAGACCGCTCCCACAAAGACGCCGCACATAAGGGCGAGCGCGTTGTTCAGCTCCCAGGAGAAGGTGAAGGAGATGAGCAGCGAGACGGCCATCGTGCAGGAAAGTCCGGGAATGGCCCCCACCCAGATACCGGCGAAGACTCCGGCCCACACGAGAGCCATTACCTGCCAGTCCATGAAGGGAATCAAAAAGTACTGCAAATTATGTAACATATCTATATACCCCCTATGGAAGGATTACTAGGAATACGTAACGGAAGATGACGACGAGGACCGCCATCGCCGCCGCCGAGATCACAAACGACTGCCAGATATATTTGCCGCGGTGCAGATAGATCATGCCGATCACCATGAATACGTAAGATGAGGGAATGAAGTGCAGGCGCGGCAACGCGATGCAGTAGACGAGCAGCAGCACAAGGACTACGATGACGTCCTTGGGAAGAAGATATCTAAAGACATTGGGCGAACCGGCCTCCGGCGCCTCTTTTTTGCATGCTTTGAAGATACAGATCAATCCGCAGATGATTATTATGACCGACGCCAGTTTCGGGAAGACCGACGGCGACGAATAATTTTCACTGGTCATGTCGAGCGCGAAATAATATCCCAGAACGCCGAATACTGTCGCGATTATCGCAAAGGCCGTCTCTCCCGGCTTTCTGTGTTTTTCAGGGACATAGACGGAAAGATCGCG includes:
- a CDS encoding tripartite tricarboxylate transporter permease, with protein sequence MLHNLQYFLIPFMDWQVMALVWAGVFAGIWVGAIPGLSCTMAVSLLISFTFSWELNNALALMCGVFVGAVYGGAITAILLNIPGAPAAIATGMEGYPLAQRGEAGKAIGLCTTVSLFAGMVGVAVLACAAPVIANFALKFSPRDFFLLALMGILLIGSIGGGDPVKGIMAGIIGILISMVGMDPSTGELRYTFGNLNLMAGISFVTAMIGLFGISEALTQFRGGGENPPKQNLSKIVPDLSTFLKFLPLGIRSALLGVFIGALPGTGGDVAALLAYDQAKRTTRNPVTPFGHGAYEGIVAPETANKGAIGGAFIPMLTLGIPGDAITAIIIGGLFIHGLKPGPMLMIETPHLFWMIVSLLMVANIALFVLGLLSIKPFAKIIEIPKSIIMPIVIILSVIGTYAIQNSVVDIFYMIGFGVLGYFMRLYGYATGPMVLGIILGPMLDANYRRAMQGAENELLPFLEGFVTNPISLILCVFIFLMIFTQTKTYKKWRGVA
- a CDS encoding tripartite tricarboxylate transporter TctB family protein, which codes for MSNPEENQEIKNLEAVAEIEDDAARDLSVYVPEKHRKPGETAFAIIATVFGVLGYYFALDMTSENYSSPSVFPKLASVIIIICGLICIFKACKKEAPEAGSPNVFRYLLPKDVIVVLVLLLVYCIALPRLHFIPSSYVFMVIGMIYLHRGKYIWQSFVISAAAMAVLVVIFRYVFLVILP
- a CDS encoding shikimate dehydrogenase; the encoded protein is MCPYKNRELPISVNTKLAALIGWPLGHSASAEMHNDAYAAMGLDAIYLPLPVEPQNVAEAVKAMETMGFMGCNVTIPHKVAVKELMDELHPSAAESGAVNTVLFKEGRRIGYNTDGTGFVHALIEKGDFHPSGKSCLMIGAGGAARGVASALAIAGAAKFFIANREEEYEMAERLADDMNALRPGSARPLALDKKSVGGALEEADFVVHATRLGMRPNEDTVAFDTSLLSPRHFVCDVVYSPRKTRLLREAAARGCRTLDGMWMLVYQGAEAVRIWTGMEPLVDVMAAGCERFLEDLQKH